In Vibrio syngnathi, the following proteins share a genomic window:
- a CDS encoding RNA helicase, with product MAAIPDHPSDLEYELCYFDDGSITTTMILVHNRKEAMTWYLSEGKHINDLYSIRPDE from the coding sequence ATGGCCGCTATTCCTGATCATCCAAGCGATTTAGAATATGAGCTTTGTTATTTTGACGATGGATCAATAACCACAACCATGATATTGGTTCACAATCGAAAGGAAGCGATGACTTGGTATCTTAGCGAGGGGAAACATATCAACGATCTTTACTCGATAAGACCCGATGAATAA
- a CDS encoding NAD(P)/FAD-dependent oxidoreductase, producing MIRLTEIKLPLDHEESAIQDAIEAKLGINSDQVLSFNIFKRGYDARKKSKILLIYTLDVLVENEAELLEQFISDPHVKVTPDMEYKFVAKAVENQTERPVVIGFGPCGLFAGLVLAQMGFNPIIVERGKEVRERTKDTFGFWRKRTLNTESNVQFGEGGAGTFSDGKLYSQVKDPKHYGRKVIEEFVAAGAPEEILYVSKPHIGTFKLVTMIEKMRASIIELGGEIRFSTRVDDVHMEDGQITGLTLSNGEEIKSRHVVLAVGHSARDTFEMLHERGVYMEAKPFSVGFRIEHKQAMIDEARFGKNAGNPILGAADYKLVHHCKNGRTVYSFCMCPGGTVVAATSEEGRVVTNGMSQYSRAERNANSAIVVGIDPERDYPGDALAGIRLQRELESAAYVLGGENYDAPAQKIGDFLKGRDPSAIGEVQPSFTPGIHLTDISKALPDFAIEAIREAIPAFEKKIKGFSTPDGLLTGVETRTSSPVCIKRGKDYQSINLKGFFPAGEGAGYAGGILSAGIDGIKVAEALALSMAEQNQAEKIEIA from the coding sequence ATGATACGTTTAACCGAAATTAAACTCCCCCTAGACCACGAAGAGTCTGCCATTCAAGACGCTATTGAAGCGAAGCTTGGTATTAACTCTGATCAGGTACTTTCTTTTAATATCTTTAAACGTGGCTACGATGCTCGTAAGAAATCAAAAATCTTACTTATCTACACGCTTGATGTTCTCGTTGAAAACGAAGCTGAGTTGTTAGAGCAATTCATTAGCGACCCACACGTAAAAGTGACTCCTGACATGGAGTACAAATTCGTGGCTAAAGCGGTTGAGAACCAAACTGAGCGCCCTGTCGTTATCGGCTTTGGCCCTTGTGGTCTGTTCGCTGGCCTAGTGCTTGCTCAAATGGGCTTCAACCCAATCATCGTTGAGCGTGGTAAAGAAGTTCGTGAACGTACTAAAGATACCTTCGGTTTCTGGCGTAAGCGTACTCTGAACACTGAATCAAACGTTCAGTTTGGTGAAGGCGGCGCAGGTACATTCTCTGACGGTAAACTATACAGCCAAGTTAAAGATCCAAAGCACTACGGCCGTAAAGTAATCGAAGAATTCGTAGCTGCTGGCGCACCAGAAGAAATTCTATACGTAAGTAAGCCACACATCGGTACCTTTAAACTGGTTACCATGATCGAAAAAATGCGCGCTTCTATCATTGAACTCGGCGGTGAAATCCGTTTCAGCACTCGCGTAGACGACGTTCATATGGAAGACGGTCAAATCACTGGCCTAACGCTTTCTAACGGTGAAGAGATTAAATCTCGTCACGTAGTACTGGCTGTTGGCCACAGTGCTCGTGATACGTTTGAAATGCTGCACGAACGTGGCGTTTACATGGAAGCTAAGCCCTTCTCTGTTGGTTTCCGTATCGAACACAAGCAAGCAATGATTGATGAAGCTCGCTTCGGTAAGAACGCAGGCAACCCTATCCTAGGTGCTGCGGACTACAAGCTGGTTCACCACTGTAAGAATGGCCGCACTGTATACAGCTTCTGTATGTGCCCAGGTGGCACTGTGGTTGCAGCGACTTCTGAAGAAGGCCGCGTAGTAACCAACGGCATGAGCCAATACTCTCGTGCAGAGCGCAACGCAAACAGTGCAATCGTTGTGGGTATCGACCCAGAGCGTGATTACCCAGGTGACGCACTAGCAGGTATCCGCTTACAACGTGAATTAGAAAGTGCGGCTTATGTTCTAGGTGGCGAGAACTACGACGCCCCTGCACAAAAAATCGGTGACTTCCTGAAAGGTCGCGATCCAAGTGCAATTGGTGAAGTACAGCCGTCTTTCACGCCGGGTATCCACCTGACAGACATTTCAAAAGCGCTGCCTGATTTTGCTATCGAAGCGATTCGTGAAGCAATCCCAGCGTTCGAGAAGAAGATCAAAGGCTTCTCTACGCCAGACGGTCTATTAACAGGCGTTGAGACTCGTACGTCTTCTCCTGTCTGCATCAAACGTGGCAAAGACTACCAAAGCATCAACTTAAAGGGCTTCTTCCCTGCTGGTGAAGGCGCAGGCTACGCGGGTGGTATCCTATCTGCTGGTATCGATGGTATTAAAGTTGCTGAAGCTCTGGCGCTGTCTATGGCAGAACAGAACCAAGCTGAGAAGATTGAAATCGCTTAG
- a CDS encoding aldo/keto reductase, translating to MVAKVTVAPQGPELSELVQGYWRIAEWGMTPQQRLTFLKQHIDLGITTVDHADIYGNYQCEKLFGEALALEPSLRDDIQIVTKCDINLCGDHTPDRKINHYDTSAQHIYQSVNNSLERLGVTELDVLLIHRPDVLMDADEVAEAFAELHKVGKVKHFGVSNFSPRQFELLQSRLGKPLVTNQVEINPLNFEVAHDGTLDQLQMNRIRPMAWSCLGGGSIFSGDSAQAIRVRDELEAIRQEVGADSIDQVIYAWVRRLPSNPITIIGSGKIERVKTAVDALKIELTREQWYRVWVASKGHGVP from the coding sequence ATGGTTGCAAAAGTAACGGTAGCGCCACAAGGCCCAGAACTTTCTGAGTTGGTGCAAGGATACTGGCGTATAGCAGAGTGGGGTATGACCCCGCAACAACGTCTGACTTTCCTGAAACAGCATATTGATCTTGGCATCACAACGGTTGACCACGCAGATATTTACGGTAACTACCAATGTGAAAAGTTATTTGGTGAAGCATTGGCACTTGAACCAAGCCTTCGTGATGATATTCAAATCGTCACCAAGTGCGACATCAACTTGTGTGGTGACCATACTCCTGATCGCAAGATCAATCACTATGACACCAGCGCGCAGCATATTTATCAATCAGTAAATAATTCTCTAGAGCGTTTGGGTGTAACCGAACTCGATGTATTACTGATTCACCGCCCAGATGTACTGATGGATGCGGATGAAGTGGCAGAAGCGTTCGCAGAGCTACACAAAGTGGGTAAAGTTAAGCACTTCGGTGTCTCTAATTTCTCACCGCGTCAGTTCGAACTGCTGCAATCTCGACTAGGTAAGCCGCTGGTGACCAACCAAGTTGAAATCAACCCATTGAACTTCGAAGTCGCACACGATGGCACTTTGGATCAATTGCAGATGAATCGCATTCGTCCAATGGCGTGGTCTTGCCTCGGTGGTGGTAGCATCTTCAGTGGCGATTCAGCACAAGCGATTCGTGTTCGTGATGAACTAGAAGCGATTCGCCAAGAAGTGGGTGCGGACAGTATTGATCAAGTGATTTACGCTTGGGTTCGTCGTTTACCGTCTAATCCGATCACTATTATTGGTTCTGGTAAGATTGAGCGTGTGAAGACGGCCGTTGATGCACTGAAAATCGAACTGACTCGCGAGCAGTGGTATCGCGTATGGGTTGCATCTAAAGGTCACGGTGTGCCATAA
- the dbpA gene encoding ATP-dependent RNA helicase DbpA produces the protein MSTSKFSSIALKPELLNTLDSLGYTEMTPIQALSLPTILDGKDVIGQGKTGSGKTAAFGLGVLQNLRVKRFRVQSLVLCPTRELADQVAKEIRTLARGIHNIKVLTLCGGMPMGPQIGSLEHGAHILVGTPGRILDHLERDRIDLSGLNTLVLDEADRMLEMGFQDALDAVIEAAPKDRQTLLFSATFPKQIKSVADRIMNNPEMVKVESTHDHSSIQQHFYKVEGTEARDDALELMLLHHQPESAVVFCNTKKEVQNVNDELSHRGFSVIELHGDMEQRERDQALVQFSNKTISILVATDVAARGLDVDNLDAVFNFELSRDPEVHVHRIGRTGRAGSKGVAISFFSEKEMHRVAQIDEYMDMPIEPSQLPAKPIAKPYYSNMVTIQIDGGKKAKLRAGDILGALTGQGGIDGKSVGKINLFAMRAYVAVERSMAKKALGKIESGKMKGRQFRARILK, from the coding sequence TTGAGCACTTCAAAATTCTCTTCAATCGCCCTTAAGCCAGAGCTTCTAAATACGTTAGATTCTCTTGGTTATACTGAAATGACGCCTATTCAAGCGTTAAGTCTTCCTACTATTCTGGATGGCAAGGATGTTATCGGTCAGGGTAAAACGGGTTCAGGTAAAACAGCTGCCTTTGGTTTAGGCGTGCTGCAAAACCTACGCGTTAAGCGTTTTCGTGTTCAGTCTTTAGTGTTATGTCCGACTCGTGAGCTTGCAGACCAAGTAGCAAAAGAGATCCGTACTCTTGCTCGTGGCATTCACAATATTAAAGTGCTGACACTATGTGGCGGTATGCCAATGGGCCCACAAATTGGTTCATTAGAGCATGGCGCACACATTCTAGTGGGCACTCCTGGTCGTATTTTGGACCACCTAGAGAGAGATCGTATTGACCTGTCTGGGTTGAACACACTTGTGTTAGATGAAGCCGATCGCATGCTGGAAATGGGTTTCCAAGATGCACTAGATGCTGTTATTGAAGCAGCACCAAAAGATCGTCAAACATTATTGTTCAGTGCAACTTTCCCTAAACAGATTAAATCTGTTGCAGACCGCATCATGAATAACCCTGAAATGGTGAAGGTTGAATCAACGCACGATCACTCAAGCATCCAGCAACACTTTTATAAGGTTGAAGGTACTGAAGCTCGTGATGACGCACTAGAGCTAATGCTTCTTCATCATCAACCAGAGTCAGCGGTTGTGTTCTGTAATACTAAGAAAGAAGTTCAGAACGTAAATGATGAGCTAAGCCACCGTGGTTTCAGTGTTATCGAGCTTCATGGCGACATGGAACAGCGTGAACGTGACCAAGCTTTGGTTCAGTTCTCTAACAAAACTATCTCTATCTTGGTTGCAACAGATGTTGCCGCTCGTGGTCTTGATGTTGATAACCTAGATGCTGTGTTCAACTTTGAATTGTCTCGCGACCCTGAAGTACACGTGCACCGCATCGGTCGTACTGGTCGTGCAGGAAGCAAAGGTGTCGCAATTAGCTTCTTTAGCGAAAAAGAGATGCACCGTGTTGCTCAAATTGATGAGTACATGGATATGCCAATCGAACCGTCTCAGTTACCAGCTAAACCAATTGCTAAGCCGTACTACTCAAACATGGTAACTATCCAAATTGATGGTGGTAAGAAGGCTAAACTTCGTGCAGGTGATATTCTTGGTGCGTTGACAGGCCAAGGCGGTATTGATGGTAAATCAGTAGGTAAGATCAACTTGTTCGCGATGCGTGCTTACGTTGCTGTAGAAAGATCAATGGCTAAGAAAGCATTAGGAAAAATCGAATCAGGTAAGATGAAGGGGCGTCAATTCCGCGCCCGAATTCTGAAATAA
- a CDS encoding DEAD/DEAH box helicase, which produces MPFSKLGLSSPIVKAVAKQGYEKPTSIQEKAIPIVLSGKNLIAAAQTGTGKTASFVLPILEMLSKGETQRKKRIRAVILTPTRELAIQVEQNITKYAKFLNLTSLAMYGGVSYQHQKDRLIEGVDILVATPGRLIDMYGQRAVHFDEVEVLVLDEADRMLDMGFIEDINKIIARLPQNIQNLLFSATLSTPVRALAKSAISEAEEISIAKTDASKANIEQWLVTVDKDRKSALLSHMITDGEWDQALIFIETKHGAAKLVAQLEKRGIEAEAFHSGRSQAIREKILADFKKGRLKYLVATGVAARGIDIDNLSRVVNYDIPFPADDYVHRIGRTGRADASGEAISFLSKDNFKNLCIIEKRLGHLIERRVVEGFEPRKEVPISVLNFVPKKKREQQQD; this is translated from the coding sequence ATGCCATTTTCCAAGCTTGGATTAAGCTCACCTATTGTTAAAGCCGTTGCAAAACAAGGCTATGAAAAGCCAACCTCTATTCAAGAAAAAGCAATTCCGATTGTGCTTTCTGGTAAGAACCTTATTGCTGCTGCACAAACAGGTACAGGTAAAACTGCGAGCTTTGTTCTCCCTATCTTAGAAATGCTAAGTAAAGGTGAAACACAACGTAAAAAACGTATTCGTGCTGTTATTCTGACACCAACTCGTGAGCTTGCGATTCAGGTTGAACAGAACATTACTAAGTACGCGAAGTTCCTAAACCTAACATCATTAGCGATGTACGGTGGTGTTTCGTACCAACACCAAAAAGACCGCTTGATCGAAGGTGTCGATATTCTTGTGGCAACACCAGGTCGTTTGATCGACATGTACGGACAACGTGCCGTTCACTTTGATGAAGTCGAAGTACTGGTTCTTGATGAGGCCGATCGCATGCTAGACATGGGTTTCATCGAAGACATCAACAAGATCATCGCGCGTTTGCCACAAAACATTCAAAACCTGTTGTTCTCAGCAACGCTATCAACGCCAGTTCGTGCGCTAGCGAAAAGCGCAATCAGTGAAGCAGAAGAGATTTCAATTGCCAAAACTGACGCTTCTAAAGCGAACATTGAGCAATGGCTTGTTACTGTAGATAAAGACCGTAAATCTGCGCTATTAAGCCACATGATCACTGACGGTGAGTGGGACCAAGCGCTTATCTTTATCGAGACTAAGCACGGCGCGGCTAAGTTGGTTGCTCAACTTGAAAAGCGTGGTATCGAAGCTGAAGCTTTCCACAGTGGACGTAGCCAAGCGATTCGTGAAAAGATTCTGGCTGATTTCAAAAAAGGTCGTCTAAAGTATCTAGTTGCGACCGGTGTTGCTGCTCGTGGTATCGATATCGATAATCTAAGCCGCGTAGTGAACTACGACATCCCATTCCCAGCTGATGATTATGTTCACCGTATTGGTCGTACTGGCCGTGCTGATGCGTCTGGTGAAGCGATCTCTTTCCTATCGAAAGATAACTTCAAGAACCTGTGCATCATTGAAAAACGTCTTGGCCACTTGATTGAACGTCGCGTTGTTGAAGGTTTCGAACCACGCAAAGAAGTGCCAATCTCTGTATTGAACTTCGTTCCTAAGAAGAAAAGAGAACAGCAACAAGACTAA
- a CDS encoding 3'-5' exonuclease — translation MAPNSADSVIVLDFETTGLSPNMGDRAIEIGAVKLVNGEVVDTFQQLMNPGFRVSGFIESYTGISNRMLSTAASCSEVMDEFADFIQGSQLVAHNASFDKRFLDAELDFIGRDYTGKFACSMLIARRLIQDAPTHKLGDLVRFKNIDNDGTFHRALADSEMTARLWLLMIDELQKNHGIQQPSFQLMQKISKTAKGSIPKLLMSNRG, via the coding sequence ATGGCTCCAAACTCCGCAGACTCCGTTATCGTTCTCGATTTCGAAACCACAGGCTTATCACCAAACATGGGTGACCGAGCGATCGAAATCGGTGCGGTTAAATTAGTTAACGGCGAAGTCGTCGACACCTTCCAGCAACTCATGAACCCAGGATTTCGTGTTAGCGGGTTCATTGAAAGCTATACTGGGATCAGTAACCGTATGTTAAGCACGGCGGCCAGTTGCAGTGAAGTAATGGATGAGTTTGCAGACTTTATCCAAGGCAGCCAGCTTGTTGCTCACAATGCATCGTTTGATAAGCGCTTTCTTGATGCGGAATTAGACTTTATTGGCAGAGACTACACAGGCAAGTTCGCTTGCTCAATGTTGATTGCTCGCCGTCTCATCCAAGACGCACCGACTCATAAGCTAGGCGACCTTGTGCGTTTTAAAAATATCGACAACGACGGTACTTTCCACAGAGCGTTAGCCGATTCAGAAATGACAGCACGGTTATGGTTATTGATGATTGATGAGCTTCAAAAGAACCACGGCATTCAACAGCCGAGCTTTCAACTGATGCAGAAAATATCTAAGACGGCAAAAGGCTCGATTCCAAAGCTGCTGATGAGCAACAGAGGCTAA
- a CDS encoding PPC domain-containing DNA-binding protein: MITPIATRLTRGQDLKLELQKLVTAHNISAGSVASCVGCVSQLKIRLANANNTKLMTAPFEIVSVMATLTPNHQHVHISVADENGDVIGGHLLEGTIIATTAELIVHRYETLTFNREHDDSTGYTELTISSNTQ, translated from the coding sequence ATGATCACTCCTATCGCAACGAGATTGACCCGAGGCCAAGATCTAAAACTTGAACTCCAAAAGCTTGTGACAGCGCACAATATCTCAGCGGGCTCTGTCGCGTCTTGTGTCGGATGTGTTTCTCAACTCAAGATTCGTCTGGCTAATGCAAACAACACCAAGCTAATGACAGCTCCGTTCGAAATTGTGTCTGTAATGGCGACACTAACCCCGAACCACCAGCATGTTCATATATCCGTTGCTGATGAAAATGGCGATGTGATTGGTGGGCATTTGCTTGAAGGGACGATCATCGCGACCACGGCTGAATTGATAGTTCATCGCTACGAGACTTTGACCTTCAACAGAGAGCATGACGATTCAACGGGTTACACTGAGCTCACGATAAGCAGCAACACGCAATAG
- a CDS encoding ABC transporter substrate-binding protein, whose amino-acid sequence MNDANLRRLQQLIAKYEIGEEYHLTIDDLEHSLSTSRRNTSIILKCLSEYRWICWIPSKGRGKLSQFRILVSFPEALEQVLALQLEQGGFNVIPRLLESYGDAAIKALTLATEKHSLFNQQHDHLLITQYPWVDNLEPAKTYRTAEHHILRSLYNTLLVQDHDGNPQASLAHHWKMEGRFLHFWLRPNVLFHDGETLTAKDVAQCLLQLKNIEGPVQSLFDQVSDVQVLGDKQLTIELTYANPMLLHALTSPHASIYRRKRTYFSSGRSAYIGTGPFSLDDWSEERLVLKRHRGYFAQNALLEQITLTDIEGLNDHTLSFNQSGVAEETTINALSYLAVNRREKSGITPKELDRLVSFIKSSSKEFDADMVADDLSFSLSELASSNPIPNLTGTVVLTRPRMTIPLLQEMADWLQQTIVKTGVAIEVVELPNISDPSSMSESADLLFIEEVIEQPADYGLYDWLLASSGLRFIFNSSEMKAHCERVRAAVSGENLMSDLKEIEDSLYQQKLLCPLFHGKEKVFNSVEVHGVEVNQTGYSDFYKLWISSSEK is encoded by the coding sequence ATGAACGACGCTAACTTACGTAGACTTCAACAACTTATTGCAAAGTATGAAATAGGTGAAGAGTATCATCTAACGATCGATGATCTCGAACACTCGCTATCGACTTCTCGCAGAAACACTTCGATCATTCTTAAATGCTTATCGGAATATCGCTGGATTTGTTGGATTCCGTCTAAAGGAAGAGGGAAGCTTAGCCAATTTAGAATTTTGGTCAGCTTTCCCGAAGCATTAGAACAAGTGTTAGCGCTTCAGTTAGAACAGGGGGGCTTTAATGTTATTCCCCGTCTTCTAGAAAGCTATGGTGATGCGGCAATAAAGGCACTGACGCTAGCGACTGAAAAACATAGTCTGTTCAATCAACAACATGACCATTTACTGATCACTCAATATCCGTGGGTTGATAACCTTGAGCCAGCAAAAACATACCGAACTGCTGAACATCACATCTTAAGAAGCCTCTACAATACGCTACTCGTCCAAGATCATGATGGAAATCCCCAAGCGAGCCTCGCGCACCATTGGAAGATGGAAGGGCGCTTTCTGCATTTTTGGTTGAGACCGAATGTGTTATTCCATGACGGTGAAACTTTAACGGCCAAAGATGTTGCTCAATGTTTGTTGCAGCTAAAAAATATTGAAGGTCCGGTACAGTCTTTATTTGATCAGGTCAGTGATGTTCAAGTGTTGGGTGATAAACAACTGACTATTGAGCTGACATACGCAAACCCAATGTTGCTCCATGCTTTGACTAGTCCACACGCGTCTATTTATCGTCGCAAGCGTACTTATTTTTCGAGTGGCCGCAGTGCCTATATCGGAACAGGACCTTTCTCATTGGACGATTGGAGCGAAGAGCGCTTGGTTCTTAAACGTCACCGAGGTTACTTTGCTCAAAATGCCTTGTTAGAACAAATAACGCTTACCGACATAGAAGGTTTAAATGACCACACTCTGAGTTTTAATCAATCTGGCGTCGCTGAAGAAACCACCATCAATGCACTTTCGTATCTTGCGGTTAATCGTAGAGAAAAATCAGGTATAACCCCTAAAGAACTCGACAGGCTGGTATCGTTTATTAAGTCCAGTAGTAAAGAGTTCGATGCTGATATGGTGGCCGATGACTTGTCTTTCTCGCTTAGCGAACTAGCGTCCAGTAATCCAATTCCTAATTTGACGGGCACTGTTGTCCTAACACGACCTAGAATGACGATTCCTTTACTTCAAGAGATGGCTGATTGGCTACAACAAACTATTGTAAAGACAGGTGTTGCTATTGAAGTTGTTGAGCTTCCCAACATCAGTGACCCTAGCTCCATGAGTGAGTCGGCAGACTTGTTATTCATTGAAGAAGTTATCGAACAGCCAGCCGATTATGGCCTTTACGATTGGCTACTTGCTTCATCTGGGCTTAGATTCATTTTCAACAGTTCTGAGATGAAGGCGCATTGCGAGAGAGTTAGAGCCGCTGTGAGTGGCGAGAACCTAATGAGCGACTTGAAAGAGATTGAAGATTCGCTTTATCAACAGAAGTTACTTTGTCCGTTATTTCACGGTAAAGAGAAGGTTTTTAATAGTGTTGAGGTTCATGGCGTAGAGGTTAACCAAACCGGTTATAGTGATTTTTATAAGCTTTGGATCTCTTCAAGCGAGAAGTAG
- a CDS encoding DUF6279 family lipoprotein, which produces MRKCRWLVLLSCFLFSGCGTKFAYNNISWFAVSYIEDFVSLSNSQESELEERLDLLQQWHKETQLPLYISQLEVILNTDRSDMSSAFITEQSDQIKDHIRSIVNKFSPDIYALSMQLNPEQDNEFLKNFREKQQEYYQERLSLNDKDSRERYRSRIEDRLERWLGSVSEEQKQILLDWSQEWVNTNDNWRQYQNNTYQDLSTLMEKKSDLRIAQPIIMNLLLNNEAYYPERLESELNKNMETSAIFLVDIVESSSNKQWAYFLSELASLKGTFESLQE; this is translated from the coding sequence ATGAGAAAGTGTCGTTGGTTAGTCTTATTAAGCTGTTTTCTATTCTCTGGCTGCGGGACTAAATTTGCCTATAACAATATAAGCTGGTTTGCGGTTAGCTATATTGAAGACTTTGTTTCTCTATCCAATAGTCAAGAATCAGAGCTCGAAGAGCGTCTCGACTTATTACAGCAATGGCATAAAGAAACTCAACTACCGCTGTATATATCGCAATTAGAAGTGATCTTAAACACAGACCGTTCTGATATGAGTTCTGCTTTTATCACTGAACAAAGTGACCAAATTAAAGATCATATTCGCTCAATCGTTAATAAGTTCTCTCCCGATATTTATGCGTTAAGCATGCAGCTTAATCCTGAACAAGATAACGAATTTTTAAAGAACTTTAGAGAAAAGCAGCAAGAGTATTACCAAGAAAGATTGTCATTGAATGATAAAGATTCGAGAGAGCGATATCGAAGTCGAATAGAAGATAGGCTAGAGCGGTGGTTAGGGTCGGTATCGGAAGAGCAAAAACAGATTCTTTTGGATTGGTCCCAAGAGTGGGTAAATACCAACGATAACTGGCGTCAATATCAAAATAATACTTATCAAGATTTATCGACACTGATGGAAAAGAAAAGCGACTTACGCATCGCCCAGCCGATTATCATGAATTTGCTTCTGAACAATGAAGCTTATTACCCTGAAAGACTTGAGTCTGAGCTTAACAAGAACATGGAAACGTCAGCCATTTTTTTAGTCGATATCGTAGAAAGTAGCAGTAATAAGCAGTGGGCTTATTTCTTGAGTGAATTAGCAAGCCTTAAAGGAACGTTTGAATCACTGCAGGAGTAG
- the fdxA gene encoding ferredoxin FdxA, giving the protein MAFVVGDNCIQCKYTDCVAVCPADAFHEGPNFMVINPIECIDCGLCVPECDAQAIFQEDELPEDQKIFIEVNAELAEIWPVQTEVKAPMDDAEKWNGVADKLAMLEK; this is encoded by the coding sequence ATGGCATTTGTCGTAGGCGATAACTGTATTCAATGTAAATACACAGACTGTGTGGCGGTATGCCCCGCAGATGCGTTCCATGAAGGCCCTAATTTCATGGTAATCAACCCAATCGAATGCATTGATTGTGGTTTGTGTGTTCCTGAATGCGACGCTCAAGCGATCTTCCAAGAAGATGAACTGCCAGAAGATCAAAAGATCTTTATTGAAGTGAATGCCGAACTTGCTGAGATTTGGCCAGTGCAAACTGAAGTAAAAGCACCGATGGATGACGCTGAAAAGTGGAATGGTGTCGCTGATAAGTT